Proteins found in one Erythrobacter sp. KY5 genomic segment:
- a CDS encoding alpha/beta fold hydrolase encodes MPHITANGIELCYETHGNPRDETILLVMGLGAQLAHWPIEFVEALASKGYHVVRYDNRDIGLSQKMGDAKPPKLVWQLLRKRIGFPMAVPYTLRDMADDGIALLEALEIERAHVVGASMGGMIAQLMAIHHAERLLSLTSVMSTTGNPRLPQAEKRAIEALTAPLPSMEEEAVIEHGINIARNITGPGFPADPEARRKRVQALVQRSVYPPGLPRQLAAIIDDGDRRSRLAQVTTPTLVLHGEDDPLVKLEAGKDTAKHIPGAKLVTIPGWGHDLPLDLVDRMVDEITGHTRSVSTAQSVSA; translated from the coding sequence ATGCCGCACATCACGGCCAACGGAATTGAGCTGTGTTACGAAACCCACGGCAATCCAAGGGACGAAACGATCCTGCTTGTCATGGGGCTAGGCGCGCAATTGGCGCACTGGCCGATCGAATTTGTCGAGGCGCTCGCTTCGAAGGGCTATCACGTCGTGCGCTACGACAATCGCGACATCGGCTTGTCGCAAAAGATGGGCGATGCAAAGCCGCCCAAGCTGGTCTGGCAATTGCTGCGCAAGCGGATCGGCTTTCCGATGGCGGTGCCTTACACCCTGCGCGACATGGCCGATGACGGGATCGCGCTGCTCGAAGCGCTCGAGATCGAACGCGCGCATGTGGTCGGCGCGTCGATGGGCGGGATGATCGCGCAGCTGATGGCGATCCACCATGCCGAACGCCTGCTCTCGCTCACCTCGGTCATGTCGACCACCGGCAATCCGCGCCTGCCCCAGGCGGAAAAGCGCGCGATCGAAGCGCTCACCGCGCCGCTGCCCTCGATGGAGGAGGAGGCCGTGATCGAGCACGGCATCAACATCGCGCGCAACATCACCGGCCCCGGCTTTCCCGCCGATCCCGAAGCGCGGCGCAAGCGGGTGCAGGCGCTGGTTCAGCGCAGCGTCTATCCGCCCGGCCTGCCGCGTCAGCTCGCCGCGATCATCGACGATGGCGACCGGCGCTCAAGGCTGGCTCAGGTGACGACGCCCACGCTGGTGCTTCATGGCGAGGACGATCCGCTGGTGAAGCTCGAAGCAGGCAAGGATACAGCGAAGCACATTCCCGGCGCAAAGCTCGTCACCATTCCGGGCTGGGGGCACGATCTGCCGCTCGATCTGGTGGACCGCATGGTTGATGAGATCACCGGGCACACCCGCTCGGTCAGCACAGCGCAAAGCGTGAGCGCCTGA
- a CDS encoding IS5 family transposase (programmed frameshift) — translation MSKHLYWLDDQSWAAIEPLLPRGRRGARRVDDRRVISGIMHMLKTGARWRDCPSEYGPYTTVYNRFNRWSRQGVWQDIFYALTGSSGVIGGVTASVDSMHIKAHRSAAGAKGAFHHCIGRSRGGRTTKVHALTDERGRPLALVLTPGNTHDLTGARDLLAITGAPRRLLADRAYDARSLRDWLAEHGCEPVIPPNPTRKHPHTYDALAYKQRNGIERFFCRLKDFRRIHTRYDKRADIFLSAILIVAAIIWWAN, via the exons ATGAGCAAGCATCTTTACTGGTTGGACGATCAGTCGTGGGCGGCGATTGAGCCTTTGCTGCCCCGTGGTCGGCGCGGTGCACGGCGGGTTGATGATCGGCGCGTGATCTCGGGGATCATGCACATGCTCAAGACGGGTGCCCGGTGGCGCGATTGCCCTTCTGAGTATGGTCCCTACACGACGGTCTACAACCGCTTCAACCGGTGGAGCCGACAGGGCGTGTGGCAAGACATCTTCTATGCTCTGACCGGATCGAGCGGGGTGATCGGCGGGGTCACCGCCTCGGTGGACTCGATGCACATCAAGGCGCATCGCTCGGCAGCGGGCGCAAAA GGGGCCTTCCATCACTGTATCGGGCGCTCGCGCGGCGGTCGTACCACCAAGGTTCACGCCCTGACCGATGAGCGGGGACGGCCCCTCGCTCTGGTCCTGACCCCCGGCAACACGCATGATCTGACAGGCGCGCGCGATCTGCTGGCCATCACCGGTGCGCCCCGCCGCCTGCTGGCCGATCGCGCCTATGACGCGCGGTCCCTGCGCGACTGGCTTGCCGAGCACGGCTGCGAACCAGTCATCCCGCCCAACCCGACCCGCAAACACCCGCACACATACGACGCTCTCGCCTACAAGCAGCGCAACGGGATCGAACGCTTCTTCTGCCGCCTGAAAGACTTCCGACGCATCCACACCCGCTACGACAAGCGCGCAGACATCTTCCTCTCTGCAATACTCATCGTCGCCGCCATCATCTGGTGGGCTAATTGA
- a CDS encoding ribonucleoside-diphosphate reductase subunit alpha — protein sequence MEFKAGDEVLSDADTGETLGAEIKNEKAVTMDKSDSGSEELIATKSAEALGNAVAQAAKAAATPDSKKVNDRRFDVQIDEARDANLTEFGKETLTDRYLLPGEKYQDLFARVADAYADDQDHAQRLYDYISNLWFMPATPVLSNGGTARGLPISCYLNSVSDSLDGIVGTWNENVWLASKGGGIGTYWGNVRGIGEPVGLNGKTSGIIPFVRVMDSLTLAISQGSLRRGSAACYLDVSHPEIEEFLEIRKPSGDFNRKALNLHHGVLLTDEFMEAVRDGSEFDLKSPKTGEVRGTVNARSLFQKLVECRLATGEPYIVFSDTVNRMMPKHHRDLGLKVSTSNLCSEITLPTGIDHLGNDRTAVCCLSSLNLEKWDEWSTDKQFIEDVMRFLDNVLQDYIDRAPDEMARARYSAERERSVGLGVMGFHSFLQQKGLGFESAMAKALNLKMFKHIQAKASEASMLLAQERGPCPDAAEMGAMERFSCKMAIAPTASISIICGGTSACIEPIPANIYTHKTLSGSFVVKNPYLEKLLDKKSKNSNNVWNSILEKGGSVQHLDFLTEEEKASFKTSFEIDQRWLLEFAADRAPYIDQAQSLNLFIPADVDKWDLMMLHFQAWEKGIKSLYYLRSKSVQRAGFAGGVEADNTADAAKFELAAGSAEGGQTDYEECLSCQ from the coding sequence ATGGAATTCAAGGCAGGTGACGAAGTGCTTAGTGATGCTGACACCGGGGAAACCCTCGGCGCCGAAATCAAGAACGAAAAGGCCGTTACGATGGACAAGTCGGATTCAGGTAGCGAGGAACTGATCGCAACCAAAAGCGCAGAAGCGCTGGGCAATGCCGTGGCGCAGGCCGCCAAGGCCGCAGCCACTCCCGACAGCAAGAAGGTCAACGACCGCCGCTTCGACGTGCAGATCGACGAAGCGCGCGATGCGAACCTCACCGAATTCGGCAAGGAAACGCTGACCGACCGCTACCTGCTGCCCGGTGAGAAGTATCAGGACCTGTTCGCCCGCGTCGCCGATGCATATGCCGACGATCAGGATCACGCACAGCGGCTCTACGATTACATCTCGAACCTGTGGTTCATGCCCGCGACCCCCGTTCTTTCAAACGGCGGTACGGCGCGCGGCCTGCCGATCTCGTGCTATCTCAACTCGGTGTCCGACAGCCTCGACGGCATCGTGGGCACCTGGAACGAGAATGTCTGGCTTGCCTCCAAGGGCGGCGGCATCGGCACCTATTGGGGCAATGTGCGCGGCATTGGTGAGCCGGTCGGCCTCAACGGCAAGACCAGCGGCATCATCCCGTTCGTGCGCGTCATGGATTCGCTCACGCTGGCGATTTCGCAAGGCTCGCTGCGGCGTGGGTCTGCGGCCTGCTATCTCGACGTCAGCCACCCGGAGATCGAGGAATTCCTCGAAATCCGCAAACCTTCGGGCGACTTCAATCGCAAGGCGCTGAACCTGCACCACGGCGTACTGCTGACCGACGAGTTCATGGAAGCCGTGCGCGACGGGTCGGAATTCGACCTCAAGTCGCCCAAGACCGGCGAGGTGCGCGGCACCGTCAATGCGCGTTCGCTGTTCCAGAAGCTGGTCGAATGCCGCCTTGCAACGGGCGAGCCTTATATCGTCTTCTCCGACACCGTGAACCGAATGATGCCCAAGCATCACCGCGATCTGGGCCTCAAGGTCTCAACCTCGAACCTGTGTTCGGAAATCACGCTGCCGACCGGTATCGACCACCTCGGTAACGATCGCACCGCGGTCTGCTGCCTCAGCTCGCTCAACCTTGAGAAGTGGGACGAATGGTCGACCGACAAGCAATTCATCGAAGACGTCATGCGCTTCCTCGACAACGTTCTTCAGGACTATATCGACCGCGCACCCGACGAAATGGCCCGCGCGCGCTATTCGGCTGAGCGGGAGCGTTCGGTCGGCCTTGGCGTGATGGGCTTCCACTCCTTCCTCCAACAGAAGGGGCTGGGCTTTGAAAGCGCAATGGCCAAGGCGCTGAACCTGAAAATGTTCAAGCACATTCAGGCCAAGGCGTCCGAGGCTTCGATGCTGCTCGCGCAGGAGCGTGGACCTTGCCCCGATGCGGCCGAAATGGGCGCGATGGAGCGTTTTTCCTGCAAGATGGCAATCGCGCCGACCGCGTCGATTTCGATCATCTGCGGCGGCACGAGCGCCTGCATCGAGCCGATCCCGGCCAACATCTACACGCACAAGACGCTTTCGGGCAGCTTCGTCGTGAAGAACCCGTATCTTGAAAAGCTGCTCGACAAGAAGAGCAAGAACTCGAACAATGTCTGGAACTCGATCCTCGAGAAGGGCGGCTCGGTTCAGCATCTCGACTTCCTTACCGAAGAGGAAAAAGCGAGCTTCAAGACCAGCTTCGAGATCGATCAGCGCTGGCTGCTGGAATTTGCAGCCGACCGCGCGCCCTATATCGACCAGGCTCAGTCGCTGAACCTGTTCATCCCGGCTGACGTCGACAAGTGGGACCTGATGATGCTGCACTTCCAGGCATGGGAGAAAGGCATCAAGTCGCTCTATTACCTGCGCTCGAAGTCGGTTCAGCGCGCCGGTTTTGCAGGCGGGGTCGAAGCGGACAACACCGCCGACGCGGCCAAGTTCGAACTCGCCGCTGGGTCGGCAGAAGGCGGGCAGACCGATTACGAGGAATGTTTGAGCTGCCAGTGA
- a CDS encoding PilZ domain-containing protein: MKTRQTKRKLSNVPGRYLADLGDPHDVILRDVSVGGCRFEKGERSFTLGSPIQIMVAGTGPHRAIVKWIAKGEVGIGFAQPLSQAQVDGFQASHVPGPSQANISATFSQINDTRPQRFC; encoded by the coding sequence ATGAAAACGAGGCAGACCAAGCGCAAGCTCAGCAATGTTCCGGGACGGTATCTCGCTGATCTTGGCGACCCGCACGATGTGATCTTGCGCGATGTCTCGGTTGGCGGTTGCCGTTTCGAGAAGGGCGAGCGCAGCTTCACCCTCGGCTCTCCGATCCAGATCATGGTGGCCGGAACCGGCCCCCACCGCGCGATCGTCAAGTGGATTGCGAAAGGCGAGGTGGGCATCGGCTTCGCGCAGCCGCTTTCGCAGGCGCAGGTCGATGGATTTCAGGCGAGCCACGTGCCCGGCCCGTCGCAAGCCAATATCTCTGCGACCTTCAGCCAGATAAACGACACCCGCCCACAGCGTTTCTGCTGA
- a CDS encoding ribonucleotide-diphosphate reductase subunit beta, whose protein sequence is MSLLEARNTYKPFEYPWAYEFWKRQQQIHWMPEEVPLGEDCRDWAQNLTEHERNLLTQIFRFFTQADVEVQDCYHDKYGRVFKPTEIKMMLAAFSNMETVHIAAYSHLLDTIGMPESEYSAFLDYEEMADKHNYMHQFSVDTDEDIARTLAMFGGFTEGLQLFASFAMLMNFPRFNKMKGMGQIVSWSVRDETLHCEGIIKMFHTFCEERDCLTKAVKEDIIDICQKTVRLEDAFIDLAFEMGPVEGMTAKDIKKYIRYIADWRLGQLNLQPIYMIDEHPLPWLSPLLNGVEHANFFEARATEYSKGATKGNWNDVWSSFDNRQKAKAVNEDAEGEDGPDMFEAAE, encoded by the coding sequence ATGTCGTTGCTCGAAGCCCGGAACACCTACAAGCCGTTCGAATACCCCTGGGCGTATGAGTTCTGGAAACGTCAGCAGCAGATCCACTGGATGCCCGAGGAAGTGCCTCTGGGCGAAGATTGCCGCGACTGGGCGCAGAACCTGACCGAGCATGAGCGCAACCTGCTCACCCAGATCTTCCGCTTCTTCACGCAGGCCGATGTCGAGGTGCAGGATTGCTATCACGACAAATATGGCCGCGTGTTCAAGCCGACCGAGATCAAGATGATGCTCGCCGCCTTCTCCAACATGGAGACGGTCCACATCGCGGCATACAGCCACCTGCTCGACACGATCGGCATGCCCGAGAGCGAATATTCCGCCTTCCTCGATTATGAGGAAATGGCCGACAAGCACAATTACATGCACCAGTTCAGCGTCGACACCGACGAGGACATCGCCCGCACGCTCGCCATGTTCGGCGGCTTTACCGAAGGGCTGCAGCTGTTTGCATCCTTCGCGATGCTGATGAACTTCCCGCGCTTCAACAAGATGAAGGGCATGGGCCAGATCGTCAGCTGGTCGGTGCGCGATGAAACCTTGCACTGCGAAGGCATCATCAAGATGTTCCACACCTTCTGCGAAGAGCGCGACTGCCTGACCAAGGCGGTGAAGGAAGACATCATCGACATCTGCCAAAAGACCGTCCGCCTCGAAGACGCGTTCATCGACCTCGCCTTTGAAATGGGCCCGGTCGAAGGGATGACGGCCAAGGACATCAAGAAATATATCCGCTACATCGCTGACTGGCGACTGGGCCAGTTGAACCTTCAGCCGATCTACATGATCGATGAACACCCGCTGCCATGGCTCAGCCCGCTGCTGAACGGTGTCGAGCACGCCAACTTCTTCGAAGCCCGCGCAACTGAATATTCAAAAGGCGCGACCAAGGGCAACTGGAACGACGTGTGGTCAAGCTTCGACAACCGCCAGAAAGCCAAGGCCGTCAACGAAGACGCCGAAGGCGAGGACGGCCCGGATATGTTCGAAGCGGCGGAGTAG
- a CDS encoding MT-A70 family methyltransferase: MLDPDGSQEPSANLLRTANGRQFGTILADPPWQFQNRTGKVAPEHKRLNRYATMKLDEICELPVADIAADRAHLYLWVPNALLPDGMRVMEEWGFRYVSNIVWEKVRKDGGPDGRGVGFYFRNVTEILLFGVRGKNVRTLDMGRRQVNIIRSQKREHSRKPDEQYPIIEGCSWGPRIELFSRGVRKGWTVWGNQADDTYEPDWATYANHSASGS; encoded by the coding sequence ATGTTAGATCCAGACGGCAGTCAAGAACCAAGCGCAAATCTTTTGCGGACCGCTAATGGGCGTCAATTTGGAACCATTCTGGCAGATCCGCCTTGGCAGTTTCAAAATCGCACCGGCAAAGTCGCACCAGAACATAAGCGCTTAAATCGTTATGCGACGATGAAGCTCGACGAAATTTGTGAACTTCCTGTGGCTGACATAGCGGCTGATCGTGCGCACCTTTATCTTTGGGTTCCGAACGCACTTTTACCCGATGGAATGCGAGTGATGGAAGAGTGGGGCTTTCGCTACGTCTCGAACATCGTTTGGGAGAAAGTGCGTAAGGATGGCGGACCTGATGGACGCGGTGTCGGCTTCTACTTCCGCAACGTGACGGAAATCCTTTTATTTGGTGTTCGCGGGAAAAATGTTCGGACGCTTGATATGGGTAGACGACAAGTGAATATCATCCGTAGCCAAAAGCGAGAGCATAGCCGGAAGCCTGATGAGCAGTACCCAATCATCGAGGGTTGTAGTTGGGGGCCGAGGATTGAGCTTTTCAGTCGTGGTGTCCGAAAGGGTTGGACGGTTTGGGGCAATCAGGCCGATGATACCTACGAACCTGACTGGGCAACTTATGCCAACCACAGCGCGTCTGGCTCATAG
- a CDS encoding BglII/BstYI family type II restriction endonuclease has translation MSTLHLVPDDIRKGYIVHEWRNAAGVLTTACPNEWADILEVLRAFELTKTDILTAGGRKSPIAEKLDGKFYELGWVEKSFDTKIEVDGHEYETPTHSVDCFKGRVGVEVEWNNKDPFYDRDLNNFRLLFDLRVIDVGVIITRASDLQTIFKRLGKGSSYGASTTHHSKLVPRLEGGGGGGCPILTFAISPELYVDDSAML, from the coding sequence ATGTCCACTTTACATTTAGTCCCCGATGACATTCGCAAAGGCTACATCGTCCATGAATGGCGAAATGCAGCGGGAGTGCTAACTACAGCTTGCCCGAACGAGTGGGCCGACATTCTAGAAGTTCTCCGAGCATTCGAACTAACTAAGACGGACATTTTGACAGCAGGAGGACGAAAGTCGCCCATCGCCGAGAAGCTTGATGGCAAATTCTACGAACTAGGCTGGGTAGAAAAGAGCTTCGACACAAAAATCGAAGTCGATGGGCATGAGTACGAAACTCCCACCCATAGTGTCGATTGTTTTAAAGGTCGCGTCGGTGTGGAAGTAGAATGGAACAACAAGGACCCATTCTACGATCGCGACCTAAACAACTTTCGACTGCTATTCGATCTTCGAGTTATCGATGTTGGCGTGATAATCACTCGGGCAAGCGATCTGCAAACGATCTTCAAGCGTTTAGGCAAAGGATCGAGCTACGGAGCATCCACGACCCATCATAGCAAACTTGTCCCTAGACTGGAGGGTGGCGGAGGCGGAGGCTGCCCGATTTTGACTTTTGCTATCTCGCCCGAACTCTATGTGGATGACAGTGCCATGCTATGA
- a CDS encoding YdcH family protein, with protein sequence MSQHTPNALTEIFKRHREILTRLKGEDAHYARLADEYHEVNREVHRIEAETEAASDERTESLKKQRLKLLDEITAIISRERTAAS encoded by the coding sequence ATGTCGCAGCACACGCCCAACGCGCTGACCGAAATCTTCAAGCGCCACCGCGAAATCCTGACCCGGCTGAAGGGCGAGGATGCGCATTACGCGCGGCTCGCGGATGAATATCACGAGGTAAACCGCGAGGTGCACCGGATCGAGGCGGAGACCGAGGCGGCCAGCGACGAGCGCACCGAAAGCCTCAAGAAACAGCGGCTCAAACTGCTCGACGAGATCACCGCCATCATCTCGCGCGAGAGGACGGCGGCTTCGTAA
- a CDS encoding DUF4440 domain-containing protein has product MITALALLIAQSAAPAPAAIPPIETARETIAAQDSALFWAAFEGCDGDKVRRYLTDDFRMIHDVGGLVVESGDEFAQQIAQSCTDREEGGPQEGYLNRRLLVPGTRQVTPLGDWGVLERGGHTFHERRMRPAGTYDANDPGGPTWVQVGGARYIHVWRWMSEEGRFRLAESISVDHGAAPPYPPSLPEEGG; this is encoded by the coding sequence ATGATCACCGCCCTTGCCCTGCTTATCGCGCAAAGCGCCGCGCCGGCCCCGGCTGCGATCCCGCCCATCGAAACCGCGCGCGAAACCATCGCGGCGCAGGACAGCGCGCTGTTCTGGGCGGCGTTCGAGGGGTGCGACGGGGACAAGGTGCGCCGCTACCTCACCGATGACTTTCGCATGATCCACGATGTCGGCGGGCTGGTGGTCGAGAGCGGCGACGAGTTTGCGCAGCAGATTGCGCAAAGCTGCACCGACCGCGAGGAAGGCGGGCCGCAGGAGGGCTATCTCAACCGGCGTCTGCTGGTGCCCGGTACGCGGCAAGTCACGCCGCTGGGCGACTGGGGCGTGCTCGAGCGGGGCGGGCACACCTTCCACGAACGCCGGATGCGGCCAGCGGGAACCTACGATGCGAACGATCCGGGCGGGCCAACCTGGGTGCAGGTGGGCGGGGCGCGCTACATCCATGTGTGGCGCTGGATGAGCGAGGAAGGCCGCTTCCGCCTCGCCGAAAGCATCAGTGTCGATCACGGCGCCGCGCCGCCATACCCACCCTCCTTGCCGGAAGAGGGAGGCTAG
- a CDS encoding YdcH family protein — MSAHTPHELHDEFPHDAATLTRLKLTDNHFCNLAGRYHALNRSIHRIEVEIDSTSDAYLTRLKKQRLMLLDEIAAMIEDAELRVAADHSTPDSAAAGLFGRSDSPVAA; from the coding sequence ATGTCCGCACACACGCCTCACGAGCTTCACGACGAGTTCCCGCATGACGCGGCGACGCTGACCCGTCTCAAGCTGACCGACAATCACTTCTGCAACCTTGCCGGGCGCTATCACGCTCTCAATCGCTCGATCCACCGGATAGAGGTCGAGATAGACAGCACCTCCGATGCATATCTCACGCGGCTAAAGAAGCAGCGGCTGATGCTGCTCGACGAGATCGCAGCCATGATCGAGGATGCCGAGCTGCGCGTTGCGGCGGACCATTCCACACCTGATTCGGCAGCAGCGGGTCTGTTCGGTCGCTCCGACAGCCCGGTCGCTGCCTGA
- a CDS encoding sulfotransferase domain-containing protein: MTGSTGQAEQDALPGRATNIEEYGAMMGRAMLGERTNHRPYEPQQGDVFITSWAKSGTTMSQQMFHQLRTGAAGGDMDFDDISRVVPWDDTAYLIDFDMTAPQVASPRGFKSHREYERLPAAMRYVVTLRDPKETFVSFYRFLNGWHLEPGAVQMEDFMPFWEGGGPGGCDYATHLISWYARLNEPDSLVTTYRWTVKNRAQAIRQMAKLCDIELTPQIEALVLERTTREFMSEHEHRFDDAMICAVLEERCGVAAASDSTKVQKSGSTLDALPASISDAIDAMWAERIAPVTGHADFASLAKEVDAAQGGR, encoded by the coding sequence ATGACAGGCAGCACAGGTCAGGCAGAGCAGGACGCTTTGCCGGGGCGCGCAACCAATATCGAGGAATACGGCGCGATGATGGGCCGCGCGATGTTGGGTGAGCGAACAAACCACAGACCTTACGAGCCTCAGCAAGGCGACGTCTTCATCACCAGCTGGGCCAAAAGCGGCACCACCATGTCGCAGCAGATGTTCCACCAGCTTCGCACCGGAGCAGCAGGCGGAGACATGGACTTCGACGACATCAGCCGCGTCGTGCCTTGGGACGATACCGCCTACCTGATCGACTTCGACATGACCGCGCCGCAGGTCGCCTCGCCAAGAGGCTTCAAATCGCACCGCGAATATGAGCGCCTACCCGCCGCTATGCGCTACGTGGTCACCCTGCGCGATCCCAAGGAAACCTTCGTATCGTTTTACCGCTTCCTCAATGGCTGGCATCTCGAACCCGGCGCGGTGCAAATGGAGGACTTCATGCCGTTCTGGGAAGGCGGCGGGCCGGGCGGCTGCGATTATGCGACCCACCTCATCAGCTGGTATGCGCGCCTCAATGAGCCTGACAGCCTCGTGACCACCTATCGCTGGACGGTGAAGAACCGGGCGCAGGCGATCCGCCAGATGGCTAAGCTTTGCGACATCGAACTGACGCCTCAGATCGAGGCGCTGGTGCTTGAGCGGACCACGCGCGAATTCATGAGCGAGCACGAGCACAGGTTCGACGATGCGATGATCTGCGCTGTGCTGGAGGAACGCTGCGGCGTTGCAGCGGCGAGCGATTCGACCAAGGTGCAGAAAAGCGGCAGCACGCTGGATGCGCTGCCCGCCAGCATATCCGACGCGATCGACGCGATGTGGGCTGAGCGTATTGCGCCAGTCACGGGCCACGCCGATTTCGCCTCGCTCGCGAAGGAAGTCGATGCAGCGCAGGGCGGGCGCTGA
- a CDS encoding thermonuclease family protein, producing the protein MARTRFRRPKRRSSSRGRLLDWWLLWRVPVLALIVMAIWWFAFRPMLHERGWVEVDEHFVICGSGESAPGCVVDGDTVVIGFGAERRRIRLIGFDAPELDGQCASESQFALTARDRLFEWLAQGPFEWNGDASPPRDQYGRELRSARRILPDGSREYLAQTMIAGGLASESGWGSSPQDWCE; encoded by the coding sequence ATGGCTCGCACACGCTTCCGCCGCCCGAAAAGGCGCTCCTCATCGCGCGGACGATTGCTCGACTGGTGGCTGCTATGGCGCGTGCCCGTTCTTGCATTGATCGTCATGGCGATCTGGTGGTTCGCATTCAGACCCATGCTCCACGAGCGCGGCTGGGTCGAGGTGGATGAACACTTCGTTATCTGCGGCAGCGGCGAGAGTGCGCCGGGCTGCGTGGTCGATGGCGACACGGTGGTGATCGGCTTTGGCGCTGAGCGCCGCCGGATCCGCCTCATCGGCTTCGATGCACCTGAGCTCGACGGGCAATGCGCCAGCGAAAGCCAGTTTGCCCTGACCGCGCGCGACCGGCTGTTCGAATGGCTGGCGCAAGGGCCGTTCGAATGGAACGGAGATGCCAGCCCTCCGCGCGATCAGTATGGCCGCGAGCTTCGCAGCGCGCGCCGGATCTTGCCCGATGGTTCGCGCGAATACCTTGCCCAGACCATGATCGCAGGCGGCCTTGCCAGCGAAAGCGGCTGGGGCAGCTCGCCGCAGGATTGGTGCGAGTAA
- a CDS encoding DUF2282 domain-containing protein — translation MNTRFTGSIAIAAAAGLAAACSGGAEAPTEAAAEGEVTEVAAADDGAKEKCFGISPAGQNDCAAGPGTSCAGTSVIDYQGNAWTYVDEGTCVTIERPDGSFGSLEETENLADA, via the coding sequence GGATCAATCGCCATAGCTGCCGCAGCAGGCCTTGCCGCTGCGTGTTCGGGCGGAGCAGAAGCGCCGACCGAAGCTGCCGCTGAAGGCGAAGTCACCGAAGTCGCAGCCGCAGATGACGGCGCGAAAGAGAAGTGTTTCGGCATCTCGCCCGCAGGCCAGAATGACTGCGCCGCAGGGCCCGGCACCAGCTGTGCCGGCACCAGCGTGATCGACTATCAGGGCAACGCCTGGACCTATGTCGACGAGGGCACCTGCGTGACGATCGAACGGCCCGACGGATCGTTCGGCTCACTCGAAGAGACCGAGAATCTCGCCGACGCATAA